A region of Jonquetella anthropi DSM 22815 DNA encodes the following proteins:
- a CDS encoding NAD(P)H-hydrate dehydratase, producing the protein MKKYYDSASVAKLDAGLISSGIPSAVLMENAGGAIARDVLELFPANGLPRRAVICVGAGNNGGDGIVVARRLALSGWAVTILLTRDREALKGDGAVFARFVPSSVRWEASGRLSDEEVLRAFDASDVVLDGLLGTGTTGEPRGEIRRLIGLLNRSAAPCLSIDLPSGIESGGPWVQAAFTSSIAAYKASCASGSRRTACGRVKLHALCFGEADQLEEPALCGLERSDVAALAPRCPNWAHKGTRGGVLIFAGSDRYRGAALLSARGALRAGAGLVVLASSSSVLDAAAASLPDAILERLDDGSDAASVLSRWKDRCRAMIVGPGLGRDGRAEEVAAAAAGFDGSSVWDGDGLSFLPRLGTSSGRRCLTPHEGEAARLLGGWDFESAPDRRAEGARRLAGLFGPTLLKGPGSLVAGEKISVIEAGGRVLAVPGSGDVLSGAVGAMLAAGLDCEAALVVAGWCHGRAGDRLTERLGADGRLAQEIADELPQCLNEVCS; encoded by the coding sequence ATGAAAAAATATTACGATTCGGCTTCGGTCGCGAAGCTCGACGCGGGGTTGATTTCATCGGGGATTCCCAGCGCCGTGCTGATGGAAAACGCCGGCGGCGCAATAGCTCGCGACGTTTTGGAGCTTTTCCCGGCGAATGGCTTGCCGCGCAGGGCAGTCATCTGCGTTGGGGCTGGCAACAACGGCGGCGACGGTATTGTGGTCGCCCGGCGGCTGGCCCTTTCCGGTTGGGCTGTGACAATTCTTCTGACTCGCGATCGGGAGGCGCTGAAAGGCGACGGGGCAGTCTTTGCCCGGTTTGTTCCGTCCTCTGTCAGATGGGAAGCGTCCGGCCGTTTAAGCGATGAAGAGGTTCTTCGGGCGTTTGACGCCTCTGACGTGGTCCTTGACGGGCTGCTCGGCACTGGGACAACCGGTGAGCCTCGCGGCGAGATACGTCGGCTGATCGGCCTGCTGAACCGCTCGGCCGCGCCGTGTCTTTCAATAGACCTGCCGTCGGGGATCGAGAGCGGCGGCCCTTGGGTTCAGGCGGCTTTCACGTCGTCTATAGCGGCGTACAAGGCTTCCTGCGCTAGCGGTTCCCGTCGGACGGCCTGCGGCCGGGTGAAACTTCATGCCCTTTGTTTTGGCGAGGCCGATCAGTTAGAAGAGCCGGCGCTGTGTGGGCTTGAACGCTCTGACGTGGCCGCTTTGGCTCCGCGCTGTCCTAACTGGGCGCACAAGGGAACCCGCGGCGGCGTGCTGATTTTTGCCGGGAGCGATCGATACCGCGGCGCGGCTCTGCTTTCTGCCCGCGGGGCGCTCCGCGCTGGGGCGGGGCTGGTCGTTTTGGCGTCCAGCTCTTCGGTGCTCGACGCGGCTGCGGCGTCCCTGCCGGATGCCATCCTCGAGCGGCTTGACGATGGAAGCGACGCGGCGTCAGTCCTGAGCCGCTGGAAAGATCGCTGTCGGGCGATGATCGTGGGCCCCGGGCTTGGCCGGGATGGCCGAGCCGAGGAGGTAGCCGCGGCGGCGGCCGGCTTTGACGGCTCAAGCGTCTGGGACGGCGACGGGCTCAGCTTCCTTCCTCGGCTGGGCACATCTTCTGGGAGACGGTGCCTGACGCCTCACGAAGGGGAGGCGGCGCGGCTTCTCGGCGGCTGGGATTTTGAAAGCGCTCCCGATCGTCGGGCCGAAGGCGCCCGCCGGCTGGCCGGACTGTTTGGGCCGACGCTTTTGAAGGGCCCTGGCTCGCTGGTCGCCGGAGAAAAGATATCGGTTATCGAGGCGGGCGGTCGGGTGCTGGCCGTCCCCGGTTCGGGCGACGTGCTGAGCGGCGCTGTCGGCGCCATGCTGGCCGCCGGTCTGGACTGCGAAGCGGCCCTTGTCGTCGCGGGCTGGTGTCACGGACGAGCCGGCGACCGGCTGACAGAGCGGCTCGGAGCTGACGGACGTCTGGCTCAGGAAATTGCCGACGAGCTGCCCCAGTGCCTGAACGAGGTCTGCTCATGA
- a CDS encoding 2-oxoacid:acceptor oxidoreductase subunit alpha — MANVKFWQGNEAVAYGALAAGCRFFGGYPITPSTEIMETMAVELPKVGGAFMQMEDELSAIASSIGASIAGLKSMTASSGPGFTLKQENLGLAYEAEIPLVVVDVMRGGPSTGLPTQASQQDVMQARWGSHGDHGTIAYAPASVAECFSLTVQAFNDAERYRQPVLIMSDAEIGHMREKFIVPDMKDFTIVNRKRPTCSPDEFVPYRPDVCDEVPPMAAFGDGYRWHVTGLTHNEWGFPTGDLVEIEKKMKRLMNKIDRFRNDIVKYDLVHAEDAEILVVSYGSVSRSSIRAVLDARAKGIRAGHFRPITLWPFADKELERLARKAKVVIVPELNCGQFVLEIERAIHGKARVVPMSLINGELFQPSEILEKIVEEAK, encoded by the coding sequence ATGGCTAATGTCAAGTTCTGGCAAGGGAACGAAGCGGTGGCGTACGGCGCGTTAGCCGCCGGATGCCGGTTCTTCGGAGGGTACCCCATCACTCCGTCTACCGAGATTATGGAAACAATGGCCGTCGAGCTGCCCAAAGTCGGCGGCGCGTTCATGCAGATGGAAGACGAACTGTCGGCCATAGCGAGTTCCATCGGCGCGTCCATCGCCGGCCTCAAGTCCATGACCGCCAGCTCTGGCCCCGGTTTTACGCTGAAGCAGGAAAACCTCGGCTTGGCCTACGAAGCGGAAATTCCGCTGGTTGTGGTCGACGTCATGCGCGGCGGCCCGTCTACTGGGCTTCCCACTCAGGCGTCCCAGCAGGACGTTATGCAGGCCCGGTGGGGAAGCCACGGCGACCACGGCACTATCGCCTACGCTCCGGCGTCGGTTGCCGAATGCTTCTCCCTGACCGTCCAGGCGTTTAACGACGCGGAGAGGTACCGTCAGCCGGTGCTCATCATGAGCGACGCCGAAATCGGACACATGCGCGAGAAGTTCATCGTCCCGGACATGAAGGATTTCACCATCGTGAACCGCAAGCGTCCCACCTGCAGTCCTGATGAGTTTGTGCCGTACCGTCCGGACGTGTGCGACGAAGTGCCGCCCATGGCCGCGTTTGGCGACGGCTACCGCTGGCACGTCACCGGCCTCACCCACAACGAGTGGGGATTCCCCACCGGCGACCTAGTGGAAATTGAAAAGAAAATGAAGCGGCTCATGAACAAGATCGACCGATTCCGCAACGACATCGTCAAGTATGACCTTGTTCACGCCGAAGACGCCGAAATACTTGTCGTCTCCTACGGCTCGGTGTCGCGTTCCAGCATCCGCGCCGTCCTCGACGCCCGCGCCAAGGGCATTCGGGCCGGACACTTCCGCCCGATCACGCTGTGGCCTTTTGCCGACAAGGAACTTGAACGCCTGGCGAGAAAAGCTAAAGTCGTCATCGTTCCTGAGCTGAACTGCGGCCAGTTCGTCCTGGAAATTGAACGGGCTATCCACGGCAAAGCGAGAGTTGTGCCAATGAGCTTGATCAACGGCGAGCTGTTCCAGCCGTCAGAGATCCTTGAAAAGATCGTGGAGGAGGCGAAGTAG
- a CDS encoding alkylmercury lyase family protein, producing MVKTLQSKNALAIEEDGSVSSIYPVSAKPSHHLVTLADGRAVYCMCAIDALGCAFTFDQDIVVTSSCSNSGVAIRIAIKDKKICCALPDREAIRVLHSDLKASDNWASCCCCSMLFFKSQQDYDEFAKENEICPCCSFCLDLEEAFSVGRMLFSDKE from the coding sequence ATGGTTAAAACGCTCCAGTCCAAAAACGCTCTGGCAATCGAAGAAGACGGCAGCGTTTCTTCTATCTACCCTGTCTCAGCCAAGCCGTCCCACCACCTGGTGACGTTGGCCGACGGCCGCGCGGTTTACTGCATGTGCGCCATCGACGCCCTCGGCTGCGCCTTCACCTTCGATCAAGACATCGTCGTCACATCGTCCTGCAGCAACAGCGGCGTCGCGATCCGCATCGCGATCAAGGATAAAAAGATATGCTGCGCTCTGCCGGACCGAGAGGCTATCCGCGTGCTGCACTCCGACTTGAAAGCCAGCGACAACTGGGCTTCATGTTGCTGCTGCTCCATGCTCTTTTTCAAGTCCCAGCAGGATTATGACGAGTTCGCCAAGGAAAATGAAATATGCCCCTGCTGCTCCTTCTGCCTTGATCTGGAAGAAGCCTTCTCCGTCGGCCGAATGCTGTTCAGCGACAAAGAATAG
- a CDS encoding 2-oxoacid:ferredoxin oxidoreductase subunit beta: MPSKEVFDWIRPRFFPHIWCPGCGHGIILNALLRTFATLGLDPTQTVLGSGIGCSSRMPGYVNACTLHTTHGRSLAFVTGIKMANPKLTCIDVMGDGDCSAIGGNHFIHACRRNIDITAVVMNNNIYGMTGGQISPTTPVGSIAKTAPYGAIDPAFDICKLAAGAGASYVARSCVANPREIEKFLAAGIKHKGFSVVEIVTHCHTQYGRYNKLRTPQANMAFFKERIVPVRKAETMTPEELTGKIVTGEFVNIDRPEYSEQYYAKVASVRSKEA, encoded by the coding sequence ATGCCGTCGAAAGAAGTATTTGATTGGATTCGTCCTCGTTTTTTCCCGCACATCTGGTGTCCCGGGTGCGGTCACGGCATTATCCTGAACGCGCTGCTGCGCACGTTCGCTACCTTGGGGCTTGACCCAACTCAGACCGTACTGGGCTCCGGAATCGGCTGCTCCAGCCGTATGCCCGGCTACGTCAACGCCTGCACGCTCCACACGACCCACGGCCGTTCGCTCGCGTTCGTCACCGGCATCAAAATGGCCAACCCCAAACTCACCTGCATCGACGTCATGGGTGACGGCGACTGCAGCGCCATCGGCGGCAACCACTTCATTCACGCCTGCCGCCGCAATATCGACATCACCGCCGTCGTCATGAACAACAACATTTACGGCATGACCGGCGGACAGATATCGCCCACGACGCCGGTGGGGTCCATCGCCAAGACCGCGCCGTACGGCGCCATTGACCCGGCGTTTGACATCTGCAAACTGGCTGCCGGCGCAGGGGCCAGCTACGTTGCCAGAAGCTGCGTCGCTAACCCGCGGGAAATCGAAAAGTTCTTAGCCGCCGGCATCAAGCACAAAGGCTTCTCGGTCGTCGAAATCGTCACCCACTGCCACACCCAGTACGGCCGGTACAACAAACTCCGCACGCCGCAGGCTAACATGGCGTTCTTCAAAGAGCGCATCGTCCCGGTTCGTAAGGCTGAAACCATGACGCCGGAAGAGCTGACCGGCAAAATCGTTACCGGCGAATTTGTCAACATCGACCGGCCGGAGTACTCTGAACAGTACTACGCCAAGGTCGCGAGCGTCCGCTCGAAGGAGGCCTAG
- the saoD gene encoding DsrE-related protein SaoD → MKVVYIFSTTNAQRILDKMIIPQMLEERHGVEVAGMMFFFDNTFLLTRGSSTGDRLEKIHKKYGTILMACDLCAIERGIDDKLVDGAAIGCFPNLYATLASAGVDQIITL, encoded by the coding sequence ATGAAGGTCGTGTATATTTTCTCAACAACAAACGCACAGCGCATTCTGGACAAGATGATTATTCCGCAGATGCTTGAGGAGCGTCACGGCGTTGAGGTCGCGGGAATGATGTTCTTTTTCGACAACACGTTCCTGCTCACGCGCGGCAGTAGCACTGGCGATCGTCTAGAGAAGATTCACAAGAAATATGGAACGATCTTGATGGCCTGCGACCTGTGCGCGATCGAGCGCGGGATTGACGACAAACTGGTCGACGGCGCGGCGATCGGCTGTTTCCCCAACCTGTACGCCACGCTCGCCTCAGCAGGAGTCGACCAGATCATCACGCTTTAA
- the tsaE gene encoding tRNA (adenosine(37)-N6)-threonylcarbamoyltransferase complex ATPase subunit type 1 TsaE, which yields MTGGESFSLFLATPDETVRLGEMLARCAFPGLAIFLEGDLGAGKTTLVTGMCRALGWDRPSSPTFAIVNEYPARQPLAHVDLYRLEDVDERDFGLSDYLSDGWILAIEWPDRLRAAEFPEWWRIQLTCADSGRNVRLSSSGRLACEALEKLRAEVCRGD from the coding sequence ATGACCGGCGGAGAAAGTTTTTCTCTCTTTCTGGCTACGCCGGACGAGACGGTTCGTCTCGGCGAGATGCTCGCCCGCTGCGCGTTCCCGGGGCTGGCTATTTTCCTTGAAGGCGATCTCGGGGCAGGCAAGACGACCCTTGTGACGGGGATGTGTCGGGCCTTGGGCTGGGACAGACCGTCCAGTCCGACCTTTGCGATCGTCAACGAGTATCCGGCTCGCCAGCCTTTGGCGCACGTTGACCTGTACCGGCTGGAGGACGTGGACGAGCGGGACTTCGGGCTGAGCGATTACCTTTCCGACGGTTGGATCTTGGCGATCGAGTGGCCCGACCGGCTGAGGGCGGCTGAGTTTCCCGAGTGGTGGCGCATTCAGCTGACCTGCGCCGATTCGGGGCGGAACGTTCGTCTGAGCTCTTCAGGACGCTTGGCCTGCGAAGCGTTGGAAAAACTTCGAGCGGAGGTCTGCCGTGGCGACTGA
- the saoA gene encoding ABC transporter ATP-binding protein SaoA produces the protein MAQLAINHVKKFFIERNGSTHFVIGDLSFQVEQGQFVSLLGPSGCGKTTLLTIMAGFQTCSEGSITLDGQKIEGPGVERGYVFQNYALFPWMTVKDNILYSMKIAGASRKEKEERLAELLELAHLKGHENKFPIQLSGGMQQRVAVVRALASRPKVLLLDEPLGAIDFQMREIMQNELDLMVRQVATTVVMVTHDVSESVFLSDRVLVMGSNGCRLLADVTIDMPRPRDRTSEQFKTYESDLTDLLRKAFRESKLIESV, from the coding sequence ATGGCGCAGCTGGCAATTAATCACGTCAAAAAGTTCTTCATCGAGCGGAATGGTTCAACCCATTTTGTCATCGGCGACCTTTCGTTTCAGGTGGAACAGGGGCAATTCGTCTCGCTGCTTGGACCCTCGGGCTGTGGCAAGACGACGCTTCTCACCATTATGGCTGGCTTTCAGACCTGCTCCGAGGGATCCATCACGCTTGACGGCCAGAAGATTGAAGGCCCCGGCGTCGAGCGGGGATACGTCTTTCAAAATTACGCGCTCTTCCCGTGGATGACCGTCAAAGACAATATTCTCTACTCGATGAAGATTGCCGGCGCATCGCGCAAGGAAAAAGAAGAGCGGCTCGCGGAGCTGTTGGAACTGGCGCACCTGAAGGGGCACGAGAACAAGTTCCCGATTCAGCTTTCCGGCGGCATGCAGCAGCGCGTAGCCGTTGTGCGCGCGCTGGCCAGCCGTCCTAAAGTGCTCCTGCTGGACGAACCTCTTGGTGCCATTGACTTTCAGATGCGCGAAATCATGCAGAACGAGCTTGATCTCATGGTGCGTCAAGTGGCGACGACCGTCGTCATGGTAACTCACGACGTCAGCGAGTCGGTCTTCCTCAGCGATCGGGTGCTCGTCATGGGGTCCAATGGATGCCGACTTTTAGCTGATGTTACCATCGACATGCCCCGCCCGCGCGACCGCACTTCTGAACAGTTCAAAACCTACGAGAGTGACCTCACCGACCTTTTGCGGAAGGCGTTCCGCGAGTCGAAACTTATTGAATCTGTCTAG
- a CDS encoding ferredoxin family protein, with protein sequence MVLEKKHFKVLVNAGWCKGCGLCVSVCPKKVLALNERVKSEPVNQDDCIGCHQCDFICPDLAITVQNDEGESSNG encoded by the coding sequence ATGGTTTTGGAGAAGAAACACTTTAAGGTTCTGGTCAACGCCGGATGGTGCAAAGGCTGCGGCCTGTGCGTCAGCGTCTGCCCCAAAAAGGTGCTGGCGCTCAACGAGCGGGTGAAGAGCGAGCCGGTCAATCAGGACGACTGCATCGGCTGTCATCAGTGCGACTTCATCTGCCCAGACCTGGCGATTACCGTTCAGAACGACGAGGGGGAAAGCTCGAATGGCTAA
- the rpmF gene encoding 50S ribosomal protein L32: protein MATPKGKTSHRRTHLRKAHWLGALNSPETTACSHCGEPVANYTVCPACGYYKGRKVMTVAADKAAAAAESEEAE, encoded by the coding sequence ATGGCAACCCCGAAGGGTAAAACATCCCACCGCAGAACACACCTGCGCAAAGCCCACTGGCTCGGAGCTCTGAACAGCCCTGAGACGACGGCCTGCTCTCACTGCGGCGAACCCGTGGCAAACTACACGGTATGCCCGGCCTGCGGATATTACAAAGGCCGTAAGGTCATGACCGTCGCAGCTGACAAAGCTGCCGCCGCCGCCGAATCCGAAGAGGCTGAATAA
- the acpS gene encoding holo-ACP synthase — MIVGIGVDLCSIVRMERCCADDFFIRRVFTPDEAAYCLRQAAPARHFAARFAAREAFVKAAGLGLLEIGFHNVSVARDAAGRPSLLLSGRAEEVCRGGTVHLSLSHDGGQAIAFVVIER; from the coding sequence ATGATCGTCGGTATAGGCGTTGATCTGTGCTCAATTGTGCGCATGGAGCGATGCTGTGCCGACGATTTTTTTATTCGCCGGGTATTCACGCCTGATGAGGCGGCGTACTGCCTCCGTCAGGCTGCCCCGGCCCGCCATTTCGCCGCGCGTTTTGCCGCTCGGGAGGCGTTTGTCAAGGCGGCCGGGCTCGGCCTGCTTGAGATAGGCTTTCATAACGTGTCTGTGGCCCGGGACGCGGCCGGCCGGCCGTCTCTTCTTCTGTCCGGACGGGCGGAGGAAGTCTGCCGCGGGGGGACAGTTCATCTGTCGCTGTCCCACGATGGCGGGCAGGCGATAGCATTTGTGGTGATTGAGAGGTGA
- the saoP gene encoding ABC transporter permease subunit SaoP (Most members of this family are selenoproteins with the selenocysteine residue at the channel-gating position.), whose product MGRKKGVVYMVAGTALVCAIWYFVAKAINRSLILPDFLTTMKVFFTGWFDGKVMSNLYITLTRVFTGCVFAIMIGLPLGLLMGYSRTALVALSPYVNSIRQVPIMAWVPLSIIWFGLGDGPTVFMITMSAVFPILINTISGVMNIDPNYKNAARCMGAKTWQVMRDVVLPGALPNFLTGCRLALGSAWMSVICAEFIATSTGFGYIMVEAQVRMQTPLLYALMIMSALVGFAIDQSIVLLERCLTGWRYKDGAAGN is encoded by the coding sequence ATGGGACGCAAAAAAGGCGTCGTTTACATGGTGGCGGGCACAGCGCTTGTCTGCGCGATTTGGTATTTTGTGGCAAAAGCGATCAACAGAAGCCTGATCCTTCCCGATTTTCTCACGACGATGAAAGTGTTTTTCACAGGCTGGTTTGACGGAAAAGTGATGTCAAACTTGTACATCACCCTGACCCGCGTTTTCACAGGCTGTGTCTTCGCGATCATGATCGGGCTACCATTGGGCCTTCTGATGGGCTATTCCCGCACGGCTCTTGTCGCGCTGTCGCCTTATGTGAACTCGATTCGGCAGGTGCCTATCATGGCGTGGGTTCCCCTGTCCATCATCTGGTTCGGGCTGGGCGACGGCCCGACCGTCTTCATGATCACCATGAGCGCTGTTTTCCCCATTCTGATCAACACAATTTCCGGGGTCATGAACATTGATCCCAACTATAAGAACGCGGCGCGCTGCATGGGGGCGAAAACGTGGCAAGTGATGCGGGACGTCGTCCTGCCGGGAGCCTTGCCGAACTTCCTGACGGGCTGTCGCCTCGCCTTGGGGAGCGCTTGGATGTCGGTCATCTGCGCGGAGTTCATCGCCACCAGCACCGGGTTCGGCTACATCATGGTCGAAGCACAGGTGCGCATGCAGACGCCCCTCTTGTACGCTCTCATGATTATGTCAGCCCTTGTCGGCTTTGCCATTGACCAAAGCATCGTGTTGCTCGAACGGTGCCTAACAGGATGGAGATATAAAGATGGCGCAGCTGGCAATTAA
- the tsaB gene encoding tRNA (adenosine(37)-N6)-threonylcarbamoyltransferase complex dimerization subunit type 1 TsaB → MATETILSIDCANRWTCLGLWRNGPVGQMELNLGRRQAAQLPLAVEALMNLAEFQLSGVTAVALTVGPGYFTALRIGLAYGSALAFALGVPVVPLSSLEVLARSFPADGLVVPLIAASRSRAFSGAWLHGRQVLEEAERSREDLDAALSGFKEAKYLVAAADERLFSEGDSGGITVIPSASGTAAAGLGFERREEAVSPGGIRARYLREPGLGRSV, encoded by the coding sequence GTGGCGACTGAGACGATTCTTTCAATCGACTGTGCAAATCGGTGGACTTGCCTCGGCCTGTGGCGGAACGGTCCGGTTGGCCAGATGGAGCTGAACTTGGGACGCCGTCAGGCGGCTCAGTTGCCTCTGGCGGTTGAGGCGCTGATGAATCTGGCCGAATTTCAGCTATCCGGCGTGACTGCTGTGGCCCTGACGGTTGGCCCCGGTTACTTCACGGCCCTGCGAATCGGCTTGGCCTACGGGAGCGCGCTGGCGTTTGCTCTCGGAGTGCCAGTGGTTCCGCTGTCGTCGCTTGAAGTGCTGGCCCGGTCGTTTCCGGCCGATGGTCTCGTCGTGCCACTCATCGCCGCCTCTCGGAGTCGGGCGTTTTCCGGCGCGTGGCTCCACGGGCGGCAAGTCCTTGAAGAAGCGGAGCGCTCCAGAGAAGATCTGGACGCGGCGCTGAGCGGTTTTAAAGAAGCCAAATATCTGGTCGCAGCAGCTGACGAGCGGCTGTTTTCCGAAGGTGACAGCGGGGGAATAACGGTCATTCCTTCTGCCAGCGGCACTGCAGCGGCCGGTTTGGGATTTGAACGTCGGGAGGAAGCTGTTTCTCCTGGGGGGATTCGGGCTCGCTATTTGAGGGAACCCGGACTGGGACGGAGCGTGTAA
- a CDS encoding 2-oxoacid:acceptor oxidoreductase family protein, with the protein MSKRFEICLAGSGGQGVITAAVMIGEAAAEFTDGLYAVQTQSYGPAARGGSAKAEVVLSTEPIDYPKPMSPDLTICLSGQAAEKYGHFVKPSGRLILDDFMVQEIPDVEANIYSLPVVTTARDVIGREIVTNMVALGMVARVLELEQVMTPDAIRKAMLDRVPKGTEELNAKAFDEGYKIFKASQSHHFQ; encoded by the coding sequence ATGTCGAAACGTTTTGAAATCTGCTTGGCCGGATCCGGCGGGCAGGGCGTCATCACCGCGGCAGTCATGATCGGCGAAGCCGCCGCCGAATTTACCGACGGCCTTTACGCCGTGCAGACCCAGAGCTACGGCCCCGCGGCCCGAGGCGGCAGCGCCAAGGCTGAAGTGGTTCTCTCCACCGAACCTATCGACTACCCCAAGCCCATGAGCCCTGACCTGACCATTTGCCTCAGCGGGCAGGCGGCGGAGAAGTACGGACACTTCGTCAAACCGTCCGGACGGCTGATTTTGGACGATTTCATGGTTCAGGAAATCCCGGACGTGGAAGCCAACATCTACAGCCTGCCGGTTGTCACCACCGCTCGGGACGTCATCGGCCGGGAGATCGTCACCAACATGGTTGCGCTGGGCATGGTCGCCCGCGTGCTGGAACTTGAGCAGGTCATGACGCCCGACGCCATCCGCAAAGCCATGCTCGACCGGGTTCCCAAGGGGACCGAAGAGCTGAACGCCAAAGCGTTTGACGAAGGCTACAAAATCTTCAAGGCCAGCCAGTCGCACCACTTCCAGTAA
- the rlmD gene encoding 23S rRNA (uracil(1939)-C(5))-methyltransferase RlmD — protein MKLEIEGVNSLGQGLSHLPDGRVVFCTGALPGETVVARLTMEKKAYAVAEIETVAVPHPQRVKPSCRWYETCGGCQLQHASRSLQLELKSLIVEDSLRRLGGFDLPEKISCLPSPVQWGYRNKASFPVRRTASGETTGFFKMGTHDIVPIETCPLVCDQAAQLYGTLRGLVQDGGFSAYDEKTGRGWLRHIVVRASTYGSGLLALLVVTSKPDQEGMASLRDLWRYLQSRQPALSGLALSINPSRGNRIIGDETVPVAGTDRVHECLGPFRLEYDGTSFFQVNTAQAARLFDYASSLVPDGSRTLELYCGVGSLTAFLARKSRAVTAAEIWPPAVEMARKNMSGNNLTNVELRLSPAEKLPSDPFEGQDCLVVDPPRTGCDGEMLARLAGTSIKSIVYVSCNPATLARDAARLQSAGYQLVTSSVRAFDMFPQTSHVETVALLSKLNTEHHLDIEIGEDELSEIDFSKDATYGEIKKYVLDKYGLKVSSLYIAQIKRKHGLIERENYNFSKKENQRVPNCPEEKEKAIEDALEHFGMI, from the coding sequence ATGAAACTTGAAATTGAAGGCGTCAACTCGTTGGGACAGGGACTGTCACACCTTCCCGACGGCCGGGTCGTCTTCTGCACCGGCGCTCTGCCCGGCGAAACTGTGGTCGCCCGGTTGACGATGGAGAAGAAAGCCTACGCCGTCGCTGAAATTGAAACCGTCGCCGTCCCTCACCCTCAGCGGGTCAAACCGTCCTGCCGGTGGTACGAAACCTGCGGCGGCTGCCAACTCCAGCACGCCAGCCGCTCCCTTCAGCTTGAACTGAAAAGCCTCATCGTCGAAGACAGCTTGAGAAGGCTCGGCGGCTTCGACCTGCCGGAAAAAATCTCCTGCCTTCCGTCGCCAGTTCAGTGGGGCTACCGGAACAAAGCCTCCTTCCCGGTTCGCAGGACGGCCAGCGGCGAAACGACAGGCTTCTTCAAAATGGGAACTCACGATATCGTTCCCATTGAAACCTGCCCGTTAGTCTGCGACCAAGCGGCTCAGCTCTATGGCACTCTGCGCGGCCTCGTGCAGGACGGCGGGTTTTCAGCCTACGACGAAAAGACCGGCCGAGGCTGGCTGCGCCACATAGTCGTCCGGGCTTCAACGTACGGCAGCGGCCTGCTCGCCCTGCTCGTCGTCACCTCCAAACCCGACCAAGAGGGGATGGCGAGCTTGCGGGACCTGTGGCGCTACCTTCAGAGCCGCCAGCCAGCGCTCTCCGGTCTTGCCCTCTCGATCAACCCGAGCCGGGGCAACCGAATCATCGGAGACGAAACGGTCCCAGTCGCCGGAACCGATCGAGTTCATGAATGCCTTGGCCCCTTTCGGCTCGAGTACGACGGCACCTCGTTCTTTCAGGTCAACACCGCTCAGGCCGCTCGGCTATTCGACTACGCCTCGTCTCTTGTTCCAGACGGAAGCCGAACGCTTGAACTGTACTGTGGCGTTGGATCGCTCACAGCGTTTCTCGCCCGAAAAAGCAGAGCCGTCACCGCCGCTGAAATATGGCCTCCTGCCGTTGAAATGGCGCGGAAAAACATGAGCGGCAACAACTTAACGAACGTCGAGCTTCGCCTTTCTCCGGCGGAAAAACTGCCGTCCGATCCGTTCGAAGGTCAGGACTGTCTCGTCGTCGACCCGCCGCGTACCGGCTGCGACGGCGAAATGCTCGCCCGGCTCGCCGGGACGTCGATCAAGTCGATCGTCTACGTCTCCTGCAACCCTGCCACGCTGGCCCGTGACGCAGCTCGCCTGCAAAGTGCCGGATATCAGCTTGTCACCTCATCGGTCAGAGCCTTTGACATGTTCCCCCAAACCAGCCATGTGGAGACGGTAGCTCTGTTGTCCAAACTAAATACAGAACATCATTTAGATATAGAAATAGGGGAAGATGAATTATCTGAAATTGACTTTTCAAAAGACGCAACTTATGGAGAAATTAAAAAGTATGTGTTAGATAAATACGGACTAAAAGTTTCAAGCCTATATATTGCACAAATAAAAAGGAAACATGGTCTAATAGAGAGAGAAAATTATAATTTTAGTAAGAAAGAAAATCAAAGAGTGCCAAATTGCCCAGAAGAAAAAGAAAAAGCAATCGAAGATGCTTTAGAGCATTTTGGAATGATTTAA